From the Candidatus Sysuiplasma jiujiangense genome, one window contains:
- a CDS encoding cob(I)yrinic acid a,c-diamide adenosyltransferase, giving the protein MPRVYTRTGDKGETSLITGERVKKTDPVVEALGAVDELNSAIGISIEDVKDGLLSAILKRIQSELFTLGADLNSTGKNIPGIPHVKPVMTERLEREIDGMLARMPEQKTFILPGGGRGGASLHMARAISRRTERRLVSASSKEGFNPEILRYINRLADFLHVAARYANHIEGRSENAPAYDD; this is encoded by the coding sequence ATGCCCAGGGTTTACACAAGAACCGGTGATAAAGGCGAAACCAGCCTGATAACCGGAGAGAGAGTGAAGAAAACAGATCCGGTGGTGGAAGCACTCGGTGCAGTGGATGAACTGAATAGTGCAATTGGCATTTCGATTGAAGACGTAAAGGATGGTCTGCTGTCTGCCATACTGAAGAGGATTCAGAGCGAACTTTTTACACTTGGTGCGGATCTTAACTCAACAGGAAAGAACATACCCGGCATACCTCATGTAAAGCCGGTAATGACCGAGAGACTAGAAAGGGAAATAGATGGGATGCTTGCGAGGATGCCTGAACAGAAAACGTTCATACTGCCCGGAGGAGGCAGGGGAGGAGCATCCCTGCACATGGCAAGGGCGATATCGAGGAGAACTGAACGGCGCCTCGTTTCGGCTTCATCGAAAGAAGGGTTCAATCCGGAGATATTACGATACATAAACCGTCTTGCCGATTTCCTGCATGTTGCTGCCAGATATGCAAACCACATCGAAGGCAGAAGCGAAAATGCACCTGCCTACGACGATTGA
- a CDS encoding MFS transporter: MSKLTENRDLYLLVTSRVARSLAGGILSVIIGLYYKYQLHLSLTLIGVLFGIGALFTPLLTLGIGRYADLHGRKRLLLLTLAFLPAAVLIMLSTSNFILLAVSAALGGFGIAGGLVGGGVGASVAPMQTALLAEKTNSSNRTLIFSAFTIVSSVAGSAGALLSNISNYDMLFAIALLFSLLSFVAVLPIREAFRPQKRTERKTITDRKDNSLIRKFAATGMLNGASQGLIIPFLPIILRHQFLLTNGEVGDLFAAGGVITASSMILTPYLTARLGFVKFIISTRVVSTLFMLVFPFAINALFASLSYLAFTAFRAMALPSQQSLMMNLVSEQSRSFATGTNQSARLFPAVAASLSSGAIQDAYPVSIPFEMAVVLNFFNVYLYHRFFGKMPEANVAKIAPHIE; the protein is encoded by the coding sequence ATGAGCAAACTTACGGAAAACCGTGACCTATATCTTCTTGTGACCTCAAGGGTCGCCAGAAGTCTCGCAGGCGGAATCCTTTCCGTAATAATCGGCCTATACTACAAGTATCAACTGCACCTTTCACTGACGCTCATCGGAGTGCTGTTCGGCATAGGGGCCCTTTTCACTCCACTCCTGACTCTCGGCATCGGCAGGTATGCGGATCTTCATGGAAGGAAAAGGCTTCTTCTGCTTACGCTTGCATTTCTTCCGGCCGCAGTTCTGATAATGCTCAGCACCTCGAATTTCATCCTGCTCGCAGTTTCTGCGGCGCTCGGAGGATTTGGGATAGCCGGAGGACTTGTAGGAGGAGGCGTGGGAGCCTCTGTTGCCCCCATGCAGACCGCACTTCTCGCTGAGAAGACAAACAGCTCAAACCGCACACTTATTTTTTCTGCATTCACCATCGTGTCGAGCGTTGCAGGCTCTGCAGGCGCATTACTTTCAAACATAAGCAACTACGACATGCTCTTTGCCATCGCGCTTTTGTTTTCGCTTCTGTCGTTTGTGGCTGTATTGCCAATACGGGAGGCATTCAGGCCGCAGAAAAGAACTGAACGGAAGACAATTACTGACAGGAAAGACAACAGCCTCATAAGAAAATTTGCAGCAACAGGAATGCTCAACGGTGCGAGTCAGGGGCTTATCATACCCTTCCTCCCGATAATTCTAAGACACCAGTTCCTGCTGACAAACGGAGAAGTCGGTGATTTGTTCGCAGCGGGCGGAGTGATTACGGCCTCCTCCATGATTTTGACGCCGTATCTTACAGCCAGACTTGGATTTGTCAAATTCATAATATCGACAAGAGTCGTTTCGACTCTTTTCATGCTGGTGTTTCCATTTGCAATAAATGCGCTCTTTGCCTCTTTAAGTTATCTTGCATTTACTGCATTCCGCGCAATGGCTCTTCCCTCGCAGCAGTCGCTGATGATGAACCTGGTGAGCGAACAGTCCAGATCGTTTGCCACGGGAACCAATCAATCCGCGCGGCTCTTTCCCGCGGTTGCCGCTTCCCTGTCATCAGGTGCCATCCAGGATGCCTATCCCGTTTCGATCCCTTTCGAGATGGCAGTTGTCCTCAACTTCTTCAATGTCTACCTGTATCACCGCTTTTTCGGTAAAATGCCCGAGGCAAACGTGGCGAAGATTGCCCCGCATATTGAATAA
- a CDS encoding B12-binding domain-containing radical SAM protein, giving the protein MTKYVLVSDATLSYDYRNFPLLDFLPCAPSNVLPEIFYDYLKGSFSPSLPDGRVKYAPYSVRKLEAALLTRHKREEVAVAHEDHLGNFIKDDTEVIGVSTMDPLGTGPLTVSYMILFESTGYPWVRREWYRLMEKINAVRKGKKAKLVVGGPGVWEFTLFPEELEKCGIDYAFQGESDDIVCDLFDQISSGQVDTGRFYSGYLSFDDNFHRAYRDNARFITRKPGTKNYPTLEDIPEIVEPTMKSMTEIMRGCGVGCDFCEVTLRPSRYYPVEKIVKEIGVNVSKGGYSNAWLHTDEIFAYKHGRLFEPNEDALIDLFRSVMSVPGIESANPTHGRISIPAAYPELIMKLSDILKAGPSNWIGVQVGVETGSERLAKIHMPNKTLPLKIGTDGSWQDIVWWGVHNFNRYHWRPAFTCQVGQREETDEDNWETVELINRLSNSIVDHRAFEFTITPMQNVPLGLIKSRQFSQIELNESQLAVYYASYRHLAKMAARDSAPSSHGGLLSRLGTSSIISIGGWLMLKGIEHICKKRGLDLDKVKRIGSEVGDTFAKPVRIIS; this is encoded by the coding sequence ATGACAAAATATGTGCTTGTTTCAGATGCTACATTAAGTTACGACTATCGTAATTTTCCTCTTCTTGACTTCCTCCCGTGTGCTCCCTCCAACGTCCTTCCTGAAATTTTCTACGATTACCTGAAGGGATCATTTTCTCCCTCACTTCCGGATGGGAGGGTAAAGTATGCGCCTTATTCTGTCAGAAAGCTTGAAGCTGCGCTTTTGACCAGGCACAAAAGGGAAGAAGTTGCCGTCGCCCATGAAGATCACCTGGGGAATTTTATCAAAGACGATACAGAGGTCATAGGAGTAAGCACGATGGACCCTCTTGGAACTGGTCCTCTTACAGTATCCTACATGATACTCTTCGAAAGCACGGGTTATCCGTGGGTCAGACGCGAATGGTACAGGCTGATGGAGAAGATAAATGCAGTTAGGAAAGGAAAGAAGGCAAAACTCGTTGTTGGCGGTCCGGGCGTTTGGGAATTCACACTTTTTCCGGAAGAACTGGAAAAATGCGGCATCGATTATGCATTTCAGGGAGAATCAGACGATATTGTCTGTGACCTTTTCGATCAGATTTCTTCCGGGCAGGTTGACACCGGCAGGTTTTACAGCGGTTACCTGAGCTTTGACGACAATTTTCATCGTGCATACAGGGATAATGCTCGCTTCATAACCAGAAAACCTGGAACCAAGAACTATCCCACCCTGGAGGATATCCCCGAAATTGTGGAACCGACAATGAAAAGCATGACTGAAATAATGAGGGGCTGTGGCGTCGGCTGCGATTTCTGTGAAGTTACTCTCAGACCATCCAGATACTATCCCGTGGAGAAGATAGTGAAGGAGATCGGTGTCAATGTTTCAAAGGGGGGCTACAGCAATGCCTGGCTCCACACAGACGAGATTTTCGCCTATAAGCATGGCCGTCTTTTCGAGCCGAATGAGGACGCGCTTATCGATTTATTCAGGAGTGTTATGTCTGTGCCAGGCATCGAGAGCGCAAATCCGACCCACGGAAGAATTTCGATACCTGCTGCTTATCCGGAACTCATTATGAAGCTAAGCGACATACTAAAGGCAGGGCCTTCAAACTGGATCGGAGTCCAGGTTGGTGTAGAAACAGGGAGCGAAAGGCTTGCGAAGATACACATGCCGAACAAGACACTCCCGCTGAAGATAGGGACAGACGGAAGCTGGCAGGACATAGTATGGTGGGGTGTCCATAATTTCAACAGGTACCACTGGAGGCCGGCATTCACCTGCCAGGTCGGGCAGAGGGAGGAGACGGATGAAGACAACTGGGAAACAGTTGAGTTGATTAACCGCCTCAGCAACTCCATCGTCGACCACAGGGCATTCGAATTCACAATCACTCCAATGCAAAACGTACCTCTTGGTTTGATAAAGAGCAGACAGTTTTCCCAGATAGAACTTAATGAATCACAGCTCGCTGTATACTATGCTTCTTACCGTCATCTTGCAAAAATGGCTGCGAGGGATTCTGCACCTTCAAGTCATGGTGGCCTCCTTTCAAGGCTGGGCACCTCCAGCATAATATCTATTGGAGGATGGCTTATGCTCAAAGGCATAGAGCACATCTGCAAAAAACGTGGCCTTGATTTGGATAAGGTCAAGCGCATCGGTTCTGAAGTTGGAGACACATTTGCGAAACCGGTTCGTATTATCTCATGA
- a CDS encoding dienelactone hydrolase family protein produces MSEKKIRGEMTRYDGSTGKIDAYITGPAGSDKHPGIVLIHEIFGLNDHTKDVADRIAREGYVVLAPHLFSSKHVPQTMTQQNIQLTMQFMMSLPPEKQRDMGYVQEQLARYDETKRDAIQSLMGVLFNLPRQKLAEELSAGVDYLNSLPNIHSGNIGSAGFCFGGAMSAELGCTGKTAATVIFYGQNPEPIDRVKNMNGPILGLYGALDKRINEHLNELVRAFVDYDKIFELVVYRGAAHAFFNNTGRNYNEEAAKDAWERLKKFFSANLM; encoded by the coding sequence TTGTCTGAAAAAAAAATCAGGGGCGAAATGACAAGATATGATGGAAGCACGGGTAAAATAGATGCATACATTACCGGTCCTGCCGGAAGTGATAAACATCCCGGCATTGTACTGATTCATGAGATTTTTGGTTTGAACGATCACACAAAGGATGTGGCTGACAGGATTGCAAGAGAAGGATATGTGGTTCTCGCACCGCATCTGTTTTCCAGCAAGCATGTACCGCAGACAATGACACAGCAGAACATACAGCTCACCATGCAGTTCATGATGTCTCTGCCTCCTGAAAAACAGAGGGATATGGGTTATGTCCAGGAGCAGTTGGCCAGGTACGACGAAACCAAGAGAGACGCAATTCAGTCGCTGATGGGCGTTCTCTTCAATTTGCCGAGGCAGAAACTTGCCGAGGAACTGTCTGCAGGGGTAGACTATCTCAATTCGCTTCCAAATATTCATTCAGGAAATATCGGTAGTGCCGGTTTCTGCTTCGGCGGGGCAATGTCTGCCGAACTGGGGTGCACCGGGAAGACGGCCGCGACAGTAATTTTTTACGGCCAGAATCCGGAGCCGATCGACAGGGTAAAAAACATGAATGGCCCCATTCTCGGGTTGTACGGCGCCTTGGACAAGAGGATAAATGAGCATCTAAACGAACTTGTCAGGGCATTTGTCGACTATGACAAGATATTTGAGTTAGTGGTGTACAGGGGGGCTGCCCACGCCTTCTTCAATAACACAGGCAGAAATTATAACGAGGAGGCCGCAAAGGACGCATGGGAACGTCTGAAGAAATTTTTTTCAGCGAATCTCATGTGA
- the rocF gene encoding arginase yields the protein MTDIGIIGVPMDLGQKRRGVDMGPTALRIADLDKRLAELGHKITDFGNVGGPDRSTARHGDERIRYLDDILKMCENIAEQVSMCVSGKMFPLVIGGDQSVSVGTLGGLASHGTRRGIIWIDAHGDFNTQETTPSGNVHGMALSAILGYGHPKLANFKRIKPKAIEENTVLVGVRSIDEKESELIERSRITVFTMKEVDELGIARVMREAIDIAARGVDDVHMSFDIDVLDPREAPGTGTPVPGGLTYREAHLAMEMLYDSGVVTSAELVEVNPILDQSNKTAEIAVQLLESLMGKRIFERKVAVSRSAVKKGNTKISKPGTFNRNAKLDKFK from the coding sequence ATTACGGATATTGGCATAATCGGCGTTCCGATGGATCTTGGACAGAAGAGGAGAGGAGTGGACATGGGTCCTACTGCCCTGAGAATAGCGGACCTGGACAAGCGGCTGGCGGAACTCGGGCACAAGATAACCGATTTCGGCAACGTGGGCGGACCCGATAGATCTACTGCGAGGCATGGCGACGAGAGAATCCGATATCTGGATGACATTCTCAAAATGTGTGAAAATATTGCTGAACAGGTATCGATGTGTGTATCCGGAAAAATGTTTCCTCTGGTGATCGGAGGGGATCAGAGCGTGTCCGTTGGCACATTAGGTGGGCTTGCATCCCATGGAACCAGAAGAGGAATTATCTGGATTGACGCGCACGGTGATTTCAACACACAGGAAACCACACCTTCCGGAAATGTTCATGGAATGGCACTGTCGGCCATTCTGGGATATGGACATCCGAAGCTGGCAAATTTCAAGAGAATAAAACCAAAGGCAATAGAGGAAAACACTGTTTTGGTCGGCGTCAGAAGCATAGATGAGAAGGAGTCGGAGCTTATCGAGAGGTCCAGAATAACAGTTTTCACCATGAAAGAAGTCGATGAGCTGGGCATCGCGAGGGTGATGAGGGAAGCAATAGATATTGCGGCCAGGGGCGTTGACGATGTACACATGAGTTTTGATATCGATGTCCTTGATCCCAGGGAAGCCCCTGGAACAGGGACGCCTGTTCCGGGCGGCCTGACATACCGGGAGGCACATCTTGCAATGGAGATGCTGTATGATTCAGGTGTAGTTACCTCCGCGGAACTTGTTGAGGTAAATCCCATACTCGATCAGTCGAACAAGACGGCCGAAATAGCAGTACAGCTTCTGGAATCACTCATGGGAAAGAGAATTTTTGAGCGGAAGGTTGCGGTAAGCCGAAGTGCGGTGAAGAAAGGTAACACTAAAATCAGCAAGCCAGGCACTTTCAACCGGAATGCAAAACTGGACAAATTCAAATGA
- a CDS encoding DoxX family protein, producing MAGSYLIIQGLQDYGLLVLRVAIGFALIAHGYPKMGSRRESIIDSMRGRGIPGPVTLLVGYFQFIAGILLILGAGTQIIGLLVALEAIGALYLYARVMKKGYLYGYESSVAYLAVGLALFFLGAGAISVDHYLIPLL from the coding sequence TTGGCCGGTTCATATTTAATCATCCAGGGTCTGCAGGATTATGGCCTGCTTGTGCTCAGAGTCGCTATCGGATTTGCACTGATTGCGCATGGTTATCCCAAAATGGGGTCGAGAAGGGAGAGCATCATAGACAGCATGCGGGGGAGGGGTATTCCCGGGCCCGTAACGTTGCTGGTAGGTTATTTTCAGTTCATTGCAGGGATACTGCTAATATTGGGGGCGGGAACGCAGATTATCGGACTGCTTGTGGCGCTTGAGGCAATTGGTGCCTTATATCTGTATGCCCGAGTAATGAAAAAAGGATATCTTTACGGATATGAGAGCAGCGTCGCATATCTGGCAGTCGGTCTTGCTCTTTTCTTCCTCGGAGCAGGAGCAATATCGGTGGATCATTATCTCATACCGCTGTTGTGA
- a CDS encoding MMPL family transporter: MLEKSFRSLGVLSQKRSKTIILLWIAAIIFLAPFAGLLFSETSYNLASGIFPSNSMSSQAQKLLSDNFPSSVSRAGDQSLVIVTTGTNVNQRSVVDHFISMDGLLVSYLNSSSLKGNITSIFTVEKNTMLQLSYEAKGELAGTYSLLNTTTNGIMALNSTLNRTLEMVYGIPALFLHYLSATGGNVTLANSEVLKNISAEGNLVNLYYTTFYGYWNTSDISNLTMRTYYSISQDILNTSSQYYQFSVTYGLLHQISVSIMQNFSLSDFSLSTSSDLGHFFSYVYNFTEMQFVPSLSSNSEVNSLVVSGLDLTIQDFFNVSYSVQGLQATGAYGSTAVRLVSHGIQASLEYNPFAAAQPQYLTPYLSLLNNTSSVSNLANQTVSLSGFSQYPFIPTPYVYHQFVGYDNSTVVFILTTSGKLTSGQSVHISSLVGGEVSPIPGSHYYLAGSTEQNNQLSSETLTGMIRALIIGIVLSIIIVGVFFRSVTAAFLPLLMFGISALSAFSVNGLVYKYILHSSISFITPTLLLILLLGLSSDYVVYMMSRFRRELRKGNKFPAIVSTQWAGHAIFTSGATVALSYVALYVSGVPLFSDSGITNAIGVLLAVLVSNTLLVALLNIFRERIFWPSRLGSNRPDNETTMYRISTFVIGNKGKILAVFLVVAIVGSYVYASTPTNFDVFDLIPASSGIKAIEVVNSGFHGDLFDLGYIILQFPSPVLNGNTSFNDTEMLQITSIENTLSENSHIAQIQGPTYPFGSYVPFNLSNIPSAYKSEYESQMLSFVGSNTTYVRLTFELSSLAWRSQSSSFVNSMPALLYGSVGGNFKLFIGGLTEGFLNAYSFTSLSFAKLVPVLAFAILAVLAVQLTSIFTPARLIAMVLASVVVALAITYIALYYTLHLPILIFLPMFTVITLLAVGLDYDIFMVTRVREEVINGRSDRDGISTSIIENGGVIVTLGSLLFVTFASLIFSGIGIIQEIGLGLAVGVLIDTFVSWPFFVPAVMLYLRKYNWWPSRIGKPMRVVYRNLKNK; encoded by the coding sequence GTGTTAGAAAAATCATTCAGATCGCTTGGCGTACTTTCGCAGAAGAGGAGCAAAACGATCATTCTTCTCTGGATTGCCGCAATCATTTTCCTCGCTCCCTTTGCAGGACTGCTTTTCAGTGAAACTTCATACAATCTCGCATCCGGAATTTTTCCTTCCAACTCCATGTCTTCCCAGGCACAGAAGCTTTTGAGTGATAATTTCCCGTCTTCTGTATCGCGGGCCGGCGATCAGAGCCTGGTCATCGTTACAACTGGTACAAACGTCAACCAGAGAAGTGTTGTTGACCATTTTATTTCAATGGACGGCCTGCTTGTTTCCTACCTCAACAGCAGCAGTCTGAAAGGAAACATAACATCTATTTTCACAGTTGAGAAAAACACCATGCTGCAGCTGTCGTATGAAGCAAAAGGCGAACTCGCAGGAACTTATTCTCTGCTTAACACAACAACTAATGGCATCATGGCATTAAACAGTACACTGAACAGGACACTGGAAATGGTATACGGCATACCAGCCCTCTTTCTGCACTACCTTAGTGCAACGGGCGGTAACGTTACCCTGGCAAACAGTGAAGTCTTGAAAAACATTTCGGCGGAAGGAAATCTGGTCAATCTGTATTACACTACTTTCTACGGCTACTGGAACACCTCTGATATTTCCAACCTGACAATGAGAACGTATTATTCAATAAGCCAGGACATACTTAATACGAGTTCACAATACTACCAGTTTTCAGTAACATATGGGCTTCTCCATCAGATTTCAGTGTCCATTATGCAGAATTTTTCACTTTCAGATTTTTCTCTGTCTACAAGTTCTGACCTCGGTCATTTCTTCTCATACGTTTACAACTTCACCGAGATGCAGTTTGTTCCTTCCCTTTCATCAAATTCTGAAGTGAACAGCCTTGTAGTATCCGGATTGGATCTGACAATACAGGACTTTTTCAATGTCTCGTATTCCGTCCAGGGATTGCAGGCCACCGGAGCATACGGATCGACAGCTGTCAGGCTGGTTTCTCATGGTATCCAGGCGTCACTTGAATACAATCCCTTTGCTGCCGCTCAGCCGCAATATCTCACGCCATATCTCAGTCTCCTGAACAACACCAGTTCGGTTTCGAATCTTGCCAATCAGACAGTTTCGTTATCTGGTTTCTCCCAGTATCCATTCATTCCGACACCCTATGTCTACCATCAGTTTGTGGGGTATGATAATTCAACCGTCGTTTTCATTCTCACAACATCAGGAAAGCTTACTTCCGGGCAGTCTGTTCACATATCTTCCCTGGTTGGCGGTGAAGTTTCGCCTATACCAGGAAGCCATTACTATCTGGCCGGTTCGACTGAGCAGAACAATCAGCTCTCATCGGAAACGCTTACTGGTATGATAAGGGCTCTGATAATCGGCATCGTCCTTTCAATAATAATCGTCGGAGTATTCTTCAGATCGGTAACGGCCGCATTCCTGCCGCTCTTGATGTTTGGCATAAGTGCACTTTCCGCATTTTCTGTCAACGGACTGGTCTACAAATACATCCTCCATTCCTCTATTTCATTCATCACTCCGACGCTTCTGCTCATTCTGCTGCTGGGACTTTCAAGTGATTACGTTGTCTACATGATGTCGAGGTTCAGGCGTGAGCTCAGAAAGGGCAACAAGTTCCCGGCAATAGTTTCCACCCAGTGGGCCGGTCATGCTATTTTCACTTCCGGCGCAACAGTTGCCCTTTCTTATGTTGCACTCTACGTGTCAGGCGTTCCTCTGTTCAGTGATTCGGGCATTACAAACGCAATAGGGGTATTGCTTGCGGTGCTTGTGTCAAACACTCTCCTGGTAGCACTGCTCAATATATTCAGGGAGAGGATATTCTGGCCATCCAGGCTGGGTTCAAACAGGCCAGACAACGAAACCACAATGTACAGGATTTCAACCTTTGTGATAGGCAACAAGGGCAAAATACTGGCTGTTTTTCTCGTTGTTGCAATTGTCGGTTCATACGTTTATGCTTCAACACCAACCAACTTTGATGTCTTTGATCTGATACCGGCCAGCAGCGGAATCAAGGCAATCGAGGTTGTCAATTCCGGCTTCCATGGGGATCTGTTCGATCTCGGATACATAATATTGCAGTTTCCATCGCCTGTTCTCAACGGGAACACATCTTTCAATGACACAGAGATGCTGCAGATAACATCGATCGAAAACACGCTTTCAGAGAACAGTCACATTGCGCAGATTCAGGGTCCGACTTACCCGTTCGGCAGCTATGTTCCGTTCAATCTGAGCAATATCCCCTCAGCCTACAAATCTGAGTATGAGTCGCAGATGCTGTCTTTTGTAGGGAGCAACACAACCTATGTGCGCTTAACATTTGAGCTCTCATCGCTCGCCTGGAGAAGTCAGTCTTCTTCATTTGTCAACTCCATGCCTGCATTGCTTTACGGAAGTGTAGGCGGAAACTTTAAATTATTCATAGGCGGCCTGACCGAAGGTTTTCTGAACGCCTACTCTTTTACGAGCCTCAGTTTCGCAAAACTTGTTCCGGTTCTTGCCTTTGCGATACTTGCAGTTCTTGCAGTCCAGCTTACTTCCATTTTCACACCGGCAAGACTTATTGCGATGGTTCTTGCATCGGTTGTTGTAGCCCTCGCAATAACCTATATTGCACTTTACTACACCCTGCATCTTCCGATACTGATATTTCTCCCGATGTTCACAGTAATCACGCTTCTAGCGGTTGGACTCGATTATGACATCTTCATGGTCACCAGAGTCAGGGAAGAAGTGATAAATGGTAGAAGCGACAGGGATGGAATAAGCACAAGCATAATTGAAAATGGAGGTGTAATCGTAACACTGGGCTCACTCCTCTTTGTCACATTCGCCTCACTAATTTTTAGCGGCATCGGCATAATTCAGGAAATAGGTCTGGGTCTCGCAGTGGGGGTGCTGATAGATACGTTCGTCAGCTGGCCGTTTTTTGTCCCTGCGGTCATGCTTTATCTCAGGAAATACAACTGGTGGCCATCCAGGATAGGCAAGCCTATGCGGGTGGTTTACAGAAACCTGAAGAATAAGTGA